The Streptomyces sp. NBC_00102 genome segment CCACTGCGTGTTCGCCGTCGCGTCCGGGACCGAGCGGGTGCTGCTGACGGTCACCGACGACGGCCCCGGCGACGGCGCCGGGCCCGGCCGGGACCCCGGACAGGCCGTCGAGAAGCCCCCGTACGCGTACGGGGGTACGGGCCTGGTGGGGCTCTCCGAGCGGCTGGCCCTCGCGGGCGGCTCGCTGCGGGCCGGCCCGGGACCGGACGGCGGCTTCGTCGTACGGGCGGAGCTGCCGGGAGAACCGGGCGAGGAAGGGGGGGACGGGGAGCCGGGTGCATAGGGGAACGGGGCGGCGGACCGTACCGGACGGAGGGCGCGGGCCCCGGAACGGCCACGACGGCCACGGTGCCGCGCCCGGCCGCCCGTCATACCCTCGTCCCCGTGACCGAGATGCCGCAGGACCACCGCCCCACCCGCTCCGTGCGCGTTCTGCTCGCCGAGGACCAGGGCATGATGCGGGGCGCGCTCGCCCTGCTGCTGGGGATGGAGCCGGATTTCGAGGTGGTCGCCCAGGTCGGCTCCGGGGACGAGATCGTGCCCGCGGCGCTCACCTCCCGGCCGGACGTGGCGCTGCTCGACATCGAACTCCCGGTGCGCAGTGGTCTGGACGCCGCCGCCGATCTGCGGGAACAGGTGCCGGAGTGCCGGGTGCTGATCCTGACGACGTTCGGCCGGCCCGGGTATCTGCGGCGCGCGATGGAGGCGGGCGCCTCGGGTTTCCTGGTCAAGGACGGCCCGGTGGAGGAGCTGGCCGGGGCGATCCGCCGGGTGCTGGGCGGGGAGACCGTGGTCGATCCGGCCCTCGCGGCGGCCGCGCTCGGGGCGGGGCCGAGTCCGCTGACGGCCCGGGAGCGGGACGCGCTGAACGCGGCTTCCGACGGGGCGACCGTCGCGGACATCGCGCGCCGGCTGCACCTGTCGGAGTCGACGGTGCGCAACTACCTCTCCTCCGCGATCGGCAAGACCGGCACCCGCAACCGCACCGAGGCGGCCCGGGCGGCCCGTCAGCAGGGCTGGCTCTGAGTCATCCCCGCGGCGCTTTCGCATCCTGCGCCGCTTTCGCGCCCGGCAGCCAGAGGAGCACCAGCAGGGCCGCCGCCAGCAGCACCCCGGAGGCGGTACGGAAGGCGAGGGCGTAACCGGCGGTGAGGTCCGCCGGGGTGGCCGAGTCGCCGGTGCGGGCGGCGGCGACGGTGGAGAGGACGGCGAGTCCGAGCGCCCCGCCCATCGTGCGGGAGGTGTTGACCAGGCCGGAGACGAGTCCGGCGTCCCCCGGCGCGGCGCCGGAGGTGGCGAGGGAGGCGAGCGGGGTGGAGACGAAGCCCATACCGAAGGCCATCAGGATGCCGGGGAGCAGGATGCCGGCCGCGTAGTGGCTGTCGGCGCCCATGGTGGACTGCCAGCCGAAGCCCGCGACCGTGAGCAGGATGCCGGTGAGGGCCATCGGCTTCGCGCCGGTACGCGCCATGAAGCGCGGGGCGAGTTTCGAGCCGAGGACGATCGCGGCGGAGGTGGGCAGCAGGGCGAGTCCGGCTTCCAGCGGGGTGTAGCCGAGGACGTTCTGCGCGTACACGGTCATGAAGTACCACATCGAGAAGGTGGCCGAGCCGAGCAGCAGCATGGCGGCGTTGGCCGAGGCCACGGCCCGTACGCCGAGCACCCGCAGGGGCATCAGCGGGGCGGCCGTACGCGACTCGACCAGCACGAACACACCGAGCAGGGCCAGGCCGCCGGACAGCGGCACGAGCGTCGCGGGGTCCGTCCAGCCGGCCGCCTCGGTCTGCACGATGCCGTACGCCAGGACGGCGAGGCCCGCGGTGACGAGGACGGCGCCCGGCAGGTCGATCCGGCGCCGTTCACCGCCCCGGCCCTCGGCGAGCAGGAAGGCGGCACCGGCGAGGACCAGGGCGCCGACGGGGACGTTGATCAGGAGTACCCAGCGCCAGGAGAGCAGGTCCGTGAGGACCCCGCCGACCAGGCCGCCCGCCGCTCCGCCGCCCGCGCCGACCGCCATCCAGGTGCCTATCGCGCGGACGCGCGCGGGGCCTTCCGGGAGTGCGGCGGTGAGGAGCGTGAGGGTCGCCGGTGAGAGGACGGCGGCGCCGAGCCCCTGTCCGGCGCGGGCGGCAAGCAGCTGCCAGCCCTCCTGGGCGAGCCCGCCCGCGAGGGAGGCCGCGGTGAAGAGCCCGAGGCCGACGAGGAACATCCGCTTGCGGCCGAAGAGGTCGGCGGCCCGTCCGCCGAGCAGCATGAAGCCTGCGAAGGCGATCGAGTAGGCGTTGAGGACCCAGCTGAGCCCGGAGGCGCTCAGCCCCAGGTCGGTCCGCATCGACGGCAGCGCCACGTTGACGACCGACACGTCGAGCACGACGAGGAACTGACCGGTGCAGGCCGCCACCACCGCCGCCCAGGTGCGCGGTCTCAGCCGACGGGGAGCGGTGCGGGTGTCCGGGGTGCGGCCGCCGGAGGAGAGGCCGTCCGGGGAGGCGTCGTCCAGGGAAAGGTCTGTCATGTCCGCCATCGTCCCTGGCGCCGCACCGCCCGTACACGGCGCGGGGGAGGGAGCGGGGTCGGACCTTGGGCCTACGCCCCCGGAAGCGCCGGAGCCGCCGGAGCGGCCGGAGCCGCCGTCGGCAGCGGGCGGTACGGCGGTCAGCCCTTGGTGCCGCACCCGGCAACCGCTCGAACGATTTCGGCCTGCCGGAACATCCGCCCGGAACATCCGCGGGGAGCACTTCAGGGGGGACGCGGGTATCCAGCCATCAGCAACAGGCCAATAACGCAACTGAGTTCGAGCACCCTTATCCCGGGAATACACCCGCCCCCAGAAGCGTTCGGTATGCATGCACTTGGGGGGACCCTCCGGTGACCCATGCCGCCCGGAAGGCGAACGTATGCAACGGACGACGAACGAACAGATCACCGGGGGAAGCCCCGGTCCGCTTCAGGAGATCAAGGAACCCAGGGGAGCGCTCGTCCCCGTACTGGCCTTCGCGGGCATCACCGTCGCGGTGATGCAGACCCTGCTCGTACCCGTCATCAAGGACCTGCCCGCTCTTCTGCACACCGCCCAGTCGAACGCGACGTGGGTGATGACGGCGACCCTGCTCGCCGGTGCCGTGTCCACCCCGATCATGGGGCGGCTCGGCGATCTGTACGGCAAGCGGCGCCTGCTGATAGCCAGCCTCGCCGTGATGGTGATCGGCTCGCTCGTCTGCGGCTTCACCGACGACCTCGTCATCATGATCGTCGGACGGGCGCTCCAGGGATTCGCCATGGGCGCGATCCCGCTCGGCATCGGCATCATGCGCGACGAGCTGCCGCCGGAGAAGCTCGGTTCGTCGATGGCCCTGATGAGCTCCTCGATCGGGGTGGGCGGCGGGCTCGGTATGCCCGCCGCGGCGCTGGTCGCCCAGCACGCCGACTGGCACGCGCTCTTCTTCGGCTCGGCGGGCGTCGGTCTGGTGGCTCTGCTGCTGACGGTCTTCCTGGTGCCCGAGTCGCCGCTGCGCGCGCCCGGCACCTTCGACTACGCGGGCGCCTTCGGGCTCTCGCTCGGCCTGGTGGCCCTGCTGCTGCCGGTCACCAAGGGCAGCGAGTGGGGCTGGACCGCGCCGCTCACGCTCGGTCTGATCGCCGCCGGACTGCTGGTCCTGGTGGCCTGGGGCGTCTACGAGCTGCGGAACAAGGCACCGCTGGTGGACCTGCGGACCACGGTCCGGCGCGAGGTGCTGCTGACCAACCTGGTCTCGATCATGGTCGGCGTCTCCTTCTACGCCGTGTCGCTGGTGATCCCGCAGCTGCTCCAGCTGCCGACCTCCACCGGGTACGGCCTCGGCCAGTCCATGGTGGTCGCCGGCCTGTGCATGGCGCCGCTGGGGCTGACCATGATGCTGACCGCTCCGGTGTACGCGTGGATCGCCGCCCGGCGCGGCCCGAAGGTCTCCCTGATGATCGGCATGCTGGTCATCGGGGTCGGCTACGGGGCCGGGACCCTGCTGATGGACGCGGCCTGGCAGACCCTGGTGATCTCCACGGTGCTGGGCGCGGGCATCGGTCTGGCCTACTCCTCGCTGCCGGCGCTGATCGTCGGTGCGGTGGACGCCTCCGAGACCGGGGCCGCGACCGGCCTCAACACGCTGATGCGGTCGATCGGCACCTCGGTGTCCAGCGCCGTCATCGGCATGGTCCTGGCGAACACCTCCGTCCACCTGGGCGGGACGGCGGTTCCCTCGATGCACGGGTTCCGGCTGTCCTTCCTGATCGCGACCGGGGCCGTGCTGGCCGGTCTGGTACTGGCCGCGTTCCTGCCCTCGCAGCGCCCGTCCTCACGTCCGGTGCTGGTCGCCGACAGCGAAAGCGAGGCGATGCTGGCGGAGGCGGAGGCGCTGGTGGCGATCGACGCCGTGCTCCACGGCCAGGCGTCCGCGCCGTCCGCCGGCGGTTCCCGGATCGTCGCGGGCTCCGGCGGTTTCCACGGCCGGGTGCTGGACGCGGCGGGCGCGCCGGTGGCACGGGCGACCGTGACCCTGGTCGACCGGCAGGGCCGGCAGGCCGGTCTGGCCGTCGCCGACGACGCGGGGCGGTACGCGCTGGCCGCCGCCCCCGAGCCGGGCCATGTGCTGGTCGTGACCGCGGCCGGTTACGCGCCGCGTGCCCGGCCCGCCGTGTGCGCGACGAACGGGCGGCCGGTGGTGACCGATCTGGTCATGACCGCGACCACCCCGGAGCGCCGTACCGCCGCGGTCCCGCAGGCCGCCGACGCGGTCCGCGAGGCCCCGGAGGCGCTCGCGGACGGGCAGCACGCCTGATCCCTGGCGGTTCCCGCCGGAAGCACCCCCGCACGCCCCCGCCGGTCCGTCCGGCGGGGGCGTGCGGCACGATGGGGCCGCCGTCGACACACCCGTACCACCTGGAGGAACCCGTGTCCGCCGAGTCCGCCGCTCCCGTAGCCGATCCCGACGCCCGCCCCGCCGACGAGGTGCTGGCCTCCTTCGAGAAGGCCAAGGGGTTCATGCCGGTGCACGAGGGGCTGGCGCTGTACGCGGCGGCCGTCGACGCCGCACGGCTCGGGCTGCCGCTGCTGGAGGTCGGCAGCTACTGCGGGCGCTCCACCGTGCTGCTCGCCGGCGCGGCCCGTACCGCGGGACTGACGGCGCTCACCGTGGACCACCACCGGGGCAGCGAGGAGCAGCAGCCGGGGTGGGAGTACCACGACGCGTCCCTCGTCGACCCCGAGGTGGGCCGGATGGACACGCTGCCCACCTTCCGCCGGACCCTGCACGCGGCCGGTCTGGAGGACCACGTGGTGGCGCTGGTGGGGCGTTCCCCGCAGGTCGCGGCGGTCTGGGGCGGGCCGCTCGGGCTCGTCTTCATCGACGGCGGGCACACCGACGAGCACGCGAACGGCGACTACGAGGGCTGGGCGCCCCACCTCGCCGAGGGCGGGCTGCTGGTGATCCACGACGTGTTCCCCGATCCGGCGGACGGCGGGCAGGCCCCGTACCGGGTGCACCGACGGGCTCTCGCCTCGGGCGCGTTCACCGAGATCTCGGTGACCGACTCACTGCGCGTGCTGCGGCGTACGGGGCAGGGGATCTGAGGGCCTGTCGCGTGCACGGGCCCCGCGTGACCCGTACGACTGGCCCCGGGCCCGTCGGTAGCATCGCCCGCGTGCCGTACAACAGCGTTCCCCCCACATTGCCCGCCGCGTCCGCTCCGACCACCGCGCGTCCGGCTGTCCGCCGGGCGGTCCGTGCCGCGGGGCCGGCCACGCTCGCCGTCCTCTGCCTGTCCGTCCTCACCGGGTGCGGCGGTACCGAGGTGAAGGCGCAGCCGCGCGCGGGGGCTCCGGCGACGGGAACGTCCTCCGGGGCCCCGCTACCGTCCGGGGCCGCACGGTCCGACTCCCCGTCCGGGGCCGGCAAGAACGTGCCGAAGGGGCCGCTCGCGGGCCGGACGGTGGTGATCGACCCCGGCCACAACCCGCACAACCACGAGCACACCCGTGAGATCGCGCGGCAGGTGAACATCGGTACGGGCCACAAGGAGTGCGACACCACAGGGACGTCGACCAACGCCGGTTACGCGGAAGCCCGGTTCACCCTGGACGTGGCCCACCGGATGCGCGAACTGCTGGAGGCGCAGGGCGCGAAGGTGCTCCTCACCTACGACGACGACCGCGCGTACGGCCCGTGCGTGGACGAACGTGCCCGGATCGGCAACACGGCGAAGGCGGACGCCGTGGTGTCCGTCCACGCGGACGGTTCGGCCGTGGGCAACCGGGGGTTCCACGTGATCCTGCCCGCGCTCGTACGGGACGGGGCGGCGGACACCTCGAAGATCGTGGACCCCTCGCGCGATCTGGGCACCCGGATCGCGGGCAGGTTCGTGGCGGCCACCGGAAGCGCGCCGTCCAACTACATCGGCGGCGGTACGGGTTTGGACGTGCGCGACGACCTCGGCGGGCTCAACATGTCGACGGTTCCGAAGGTGTTCATCGAGTGCGGCAACATGCGCGATCCGAAGGACGCCGCCCTGCTGACGAGCGCGAGCTGGCGGCAGCGGGCGGCAGCGGGGATCAGCGACGGCATCGCCGTGTACCTGAAGGGGTAGTTCCGCCCCGGTACGGGGTAGCTCTGCGGTGATATCGGGGGGATGGCGGCCCGTCCCGCAAGCCGGGGGCCAACCCGCCCGGGCAGACGATAGATTCATCCGTACGATGGGGAGCCGCCCCGGGCTTCTCGGCGCGTCCGCGGGAGAGCCCCGGGCGCAGCGACGACCGTCCCCGACGAGACGACCGACTAAGGACCTTCACGTGAATATCCGCTCCCTCACTAGAGGCGACGGCGTGGTGATCGGAGCAGCGGTCGTGCTGTTCATCGCCTCCTTCCTCGACCTCTCCGGTTA includes the following:
- a CDS encoding response regulator transcription factor, with translation MPQDHRPTRSVRVLLAEDQGMMRGALALLLGMEPDFEVVAQVGSGDEIVPAALTSRPDVALLDIELPVRSGLDAAADLREQVPECRVLILTTFGRPGYLRRAMEAGASGFLVKDGPVEELAGAIRRVLGGETVVDPALAAAALGAGPSPLTARERDALNAASDGATVADIARRLHLSESTVRNYLSSAIGKTGTRNRTEAARAARQQGWL
- a CDS encoding DHA2 family efflux MFS transporter permease subunit encodes the protein MADMTDLSLDDASPDGLSSGGRTPDTRTAPRRLRPRTWAAVVAACTGQFLVVLDVSVVNVALPSMRTDLGLSASGLSWVLNAYSIAFAGFMLLGGRAADLFGRKRMFLVGLGLFTAASLAGGLAQEGWQLLAARAGQGLGAAVLSPATLTLLTAALPEGPARVRAIGTWMAVGAGGGAAGGLVGGVLTDLLSWRWVLLINVPVGALVLAGAAFLLAEGRGGERRRIDLPGAVLVTAGLAVLAYGIVQTEAAGWTDPATLVPLSGGLALLGVFVLVESRTAAPLMPLRVLGVRAVASANAAMLLLGSATFSMWYFMTVYAQNVLGYTPLEAGLALLPTSAAIVLGSKLAPRFMARTGAKPMALTGILLTVAGFGWQSTMGADSHYAAGILLPGILMAFGMGFVSTPLASLATSGAAPGDAGLVSGLVNTSRTMGGALGLAVLSTVAAARTGDSATPADLTAGYALAFRTASGVLLAAALLVLLWLPGAKAAQDAKAPRG
- a CDS encoding MFS transporter, giving the protein MQRTTNEQITGGSPGPLQEIKEPRGALVPVLAFAGITVAVMQTLLVPVIKDLPALLHTAQSNATWVMTATLLAGAVSTPIMGRLGDLYGKRRLLIASLAVMVIGSLVCGFTDDLVIMIVGRALQGFAMGAIPLGIGIMRDELPPEKLGSSMALMSSSIGVGGGLGMPAAALVAQHADWHALFFGSAGVGLVALLLTVFLVPESPLRAPGTFDYAGAFGLSLGLVALLLPVTKGSEWGWTAPLTLGLIAAGLLVLVAWGVYELRNKAPLVDLRTTVRREVLLTNLVSIMVGVSFYAVSLVIPQLLQLPTSTGYGLGQSMVVAGLCMAPLGLTMMLTAPVYAWIAARRGPKVSLMIGMLVIGVGYGAGTLLMDAAWQTLVISTVLGAGIGLAYSSLPALIVGAVDASETGAATGLNTLMRSIGTSVSSAVIGMVLANTSVHLGGTAVPSMHGFRLSFLIATGAVLAGLVLAAFLPSQRPSSRPVLVADSESEAMLAEAEALVAIDAVLHGQASAPSAGGSRIVAGSGGFHGRVLDAAGAPVARATVTLVDRQGRQAGLAVADDAGRYALAAAPEPGHVLVVTAAGYAPRARPAVCATNGRPVVTDLVMTATTPERRTAAVPQAADAVREAPEALADGQHA
- a CDS encoding class I SAM-dependent methyltransferase, which encodes MPVHEGLALYAAAVDAARLGLPLLEVGSYCGRSTVLLAGAARTAGLTALTVDHHRGSEEQQPGWEYHDASLVDPEVGRMDTLPTFRRTLHAAGLEDHVVALVGRSPQVAAVWGGPLGLVFIDGGHTDEHANGDYEGWAPHLAEGGLLVIHDVFPDPADGGQAPYRVHRRALASGAFTEISVTDSLRVLRRTGQGI
- a CDS encoding N-acetylmuramoyl-L-alanine amidase, with amino-acid sequence MPYNSVPPTLPAASAPTTARPAVRRAVRAAGPATLAVLCLSVLTGCGGTEVKAQPRAGAPATGTSSGAPLPSGAARSDSPSGAGKNVPKGPLAGRTVVIDPGHNPHNHEHTREIARQVNIGTGHKECDTTGTSTNAGYAEARFTLDVAHRMRELLEAQGAKVLLTYDDDRAYGPCVDERARIGNTAKADAVVSVHADGSAVGNRGFHVILPALVRDGAADTSKIVDPSRDLGTRIAGRFVAATGSAPSNYIGGGTGLDVRDDLGGLNMSTVPKVFIECGNMRDPKDAALLTSASWRQRAAAGISDGIAVYLKG